Below is a genomic region from Desulfotignum phosphitoxidans DSM 13687.
AAACGGTTGGGGGCGGCTGGCCCCGGCCCGTAAAGATCAGTCTGGACCAGTGGACCTTTATCTGCGAAGGGGACTGCCCCAGGTACCGGCTGTAAAATTCGCTGCGCGTGGGCGCGCTTTCATTCAGATCGATGGGTTCCACGGGATTCCCGTTTGGAAAACGGATCATCCTGCCCAGGTAGATGTCCGTGATCTGGGCCCGGGACAGGGTCTTGACCGGGTTCTGTGAAGAGACCACCACCACCACTTCAGCAGCGCATACGATGCCGGCCATGAGGCTTACCAGACAGATCCATACCATCACACTTGTTCGCATTATTTTCATCGGCAATCCCATCATATCAAAATACAAAGTCAATGGCGGCGCTGAACAGGTTGACCGACCCCCCGGGTTCAAATCCCGGCTGTATGTTGGTCAGAACACCGGGTGAGCCTTCATCCAGATCAAGGTGCTGGTATTGTACTTTCAGGGCCGCGTTCCGGATGAAATCCCAGCGGACTCCCAGGGATATGCTTTTTTGCTGAGCTGCGGATCCCAGTATCTGGTTCAGCGCGGCATTGAGTCCTGCCGCCTGGGCGGCCTGGGCCGGCGGCAGGCCCGCCAGGGACAAACCCGGGTCTGAGGTGTCGCTGTGGGCCTGAACTTGCGCCAGGGTCACGTAGGGGGTGAAAGCTTTGAAACGATACCCCCC
It encodes:
- a CDS encoding type 2 periplasmic-binding domain-containing protein; translated protein: MKIMRTSVMVWICLVSLMAGIVCAAEVVVVVSSQNPVKTLSRAQITDIYLGRMIRFPNGNPVEPIDLNESAPTRSEFYSRYLGQSPSQIKVHWSRLIFTGRGQPPPTVSSEDAMADRVAENPDAIGYLSSDFLDDRLQVVTID